In Pristis pectinata isolate sPriPec2 chromosome 11, sPriPec2.1.pri, whole genome shotgun sequence, the following proteins share a genomic window:
- the LOC127575970 gene encoding regucalcin-like isoform X2 → MASVKIECVVNEKYSAAESPVWEEKDGTLLYVGISEQNVYRWNPTNNQVKKVHVDAPVGSVVPRNSGGYVLALGKKFAFLDWETRVVTDITEVDSEKSNIRFNDGKVDPAGRFLAGTMGMEARPGELERHQGSLYALQTDHSVVKHFNQVDVSNGLAWSLDHKIFYYIDSLCFTVDAFDYDLQSGKMSNRRVVYKLEQDEVIPDGQCIDREGKLWVACYNGGRVLRIDPETGKRIQTVKLPVSKTTSCCFGGKDYAELYVTSATKRMDQESLQREPLAGGIFKVTGLGVKGIPPHSFMG, encoded by the exons ATGGCATCAGTTAAAATTGAATGTGTTGTGAACGAGAAATACTCGGCTGCAGAAAGCCCTGTTTGGGAAGAGAAAGATGGCACTCTTCTCTATGTGGGTATCAGTGAACAGAACGTGTACAGGTGGAACCCTACCAATAACCAAGTGAAAAAAGTCCATGTTG ATGCACCTGTTGGTTCCGTTGTTCCTCGAAATTCTGGGGGTTATGTCTTGGCCCTTGGAAAAAAGTTTGCATTTTTGGATTGGGAGACAAGGGTGGTTACTGACATAACTGAGGTCGACAGTGAGAAATCAAACATCAGATTCAACGATGGCAAGGTTGACCCAGCTGGACGCTTTCTTGCAG GGACAATGGGAATGGAGGCTCGACCAGGTGAACTTGAAAGGCACCAGGGATCTCTTTATGccctgcagacagatcattctgtggTCAAACACTTTAACCAGGTGGATGTTTCCAATGGTCTAGCATGGTCATTGGATCACAAGATCTTCTATTACATAGACAGCTTGTGCTTTACTGTGGATGCATTTGATTACGACCTGCAATCAGGAAAGATGT CAAATCGAAGGGTCGTGTACAAGCTTGAACAAGATGAGGTTATACCTGATGGACAGTGCATTGATCGTGAGGGGAAGCTCTGGGTTGCTTGTTATAATGGTGGGAGAGTCCTTCGTATCGACCCAGAGACAG GTAAAAGAATCCAGACAGTGAAACTGCCTGTCAGTAAAACAACATCTTGCTGTTTTGGAGGAAAGGATTATGCTGAGCTTTATGTAACATCGGCCACCAAAAGAATGGACCAAGAGTCGCTTCAGAGAGAGCCACTGGCGGGTGGAATTTTTAAG gTTACAGGACTGGGTGTGAAGGGGATTCCACCACATTCTTTCATGGGGTAG
- the LOC127575970 gene encoding regucalcin-like isoform X1, which yields MQENLLRWMRIMASVKIECVVNEKYSAAESPVWEEKDGTLLYVGISEQNVYRWNPTNNQVKKVHVDAPVGSVVPRNSGGYVLALGKKFAFLDWETRVVTDITEVDSEKSNIRFNDGKVDPAGRFLAGTMGMEARPGELERHQGSLYALQTDHSVVKHFNQVDVSNGLAWSLDHKIFYYIDSLCFTVDAFDYDLQSGKMSNRRVVYKLEQDEVIPDGQCIDREGKLWVACYNGGRVLRIDPETGKRIQTVKLPVSKTTSCCFGGKDYAELYVTSATKRMDQESLQREPLAGGIFKVTGLGVKGIPPHSFMG from the exons ATCATGGCATCAGTTAAAATTGAATGTGTTGTGAACGAGAAATACTCGGCTGCAGAAAGCCCTGTTTGGGAAGAGAAAGATGGCACTCTTCTCTATGTGGGTATCAGTGAACAGAACGTGTACAGGTGGAACCCTACCAATAACCAAGTGAAAAAAGTCCATGTTG ATGCACCTGTTGGTTCCGTTGTTCCTCGAAATTCTGGGGGTTATGTCTTGGCCCTTGGAAAAAAGTTTGCATTTTTGGATTGGGAGACAAGGGTGGTTACTGACATAACTGAGGTCGACAGTGAGAAATCAAACATCAGATTCAACGATGGCAAGGTTGACCCAGCTGGACGCTTTCTTGCAG GGACAATGGGAATGGAGGCTCGACCAGGTGAACTTGAAAGGCACCAGGGATCTCTTTATGccctgcagacagatcattctgtggTCAAACACTTTAACCAGGTGGATGTTTCCAATGGTCTAGCATGGTCATTGGATCACAAGATCTTCTATTACATAGACAGCTTGTGCTTTACTGTGGATGCATTTGATTACGACCTGCAATCAGGAAAGATGT CAAATCGAAGGGTCGTGTACAAGCTTGAACAAGATGAGGTTATACCTGATGGACAGTGCATTGATCGTGAGGGGAAGCTCTGGGTTGCTTGTTATAATGGTGGGAGAGTCCTTCGTATCGACCCAGAGACAG GTAAAAGAATCCAGACAGTGAAACTGCCTGTCAGTAAAACAACATCTTGCTGTTTTGGAGGAAAGGATTATGCTGAGCTTTATGTAACATCGGCCACCAAAAGAATGGACCAAGAGTCGCTTCAGAGAGAGCCACTGGCGGGTGGAATTTTTAAG gTTACAGGACTGGGTGTGAAGGGGATTCCACCACATTCTTTCATGGGGTAG